A region from the Sulfitobacter sp. D7 genome encodes:
- the glpX gene encoding class II fructose-bisphosphatase produces the protein MTASAEFQDRMLSLGLARVSEAAALASAKLIGKGDEKAADQAAVNAMREQLNMLDIAGVVVIGEGERDEAPMLYIGEEVGTGKGPGVDIALDPLEGTTLTAKDMPNALTVIAMGPRGSMLHAPDTYMDKLAIGPGFETDVVTLDMTPGERVEALARAKGCAASDITVCILERPRHADMIAEVRATGAAIRLITDGDVAGVMHCADPETGIDMYMGQGGAPEGVLAAAALKCMGGQMYGRLLFRNDDEKGRATKAGITEFDRIYSRDEMVTQDVIFAATGVTGGNILPGVKREPGWLTTETLIMRSRTGSVRRINYRTPAE, from the coding sequence ATGACCGCTTCTGCCGAATTCCAAGACCGCATGCTCTCACTGGGCCTCGCCCGTGTTTCCGAAGCCGCCGCATTGGCCTCGGCCAAGCTGATCGGCAAGGGTGACGAGAAAGCCGCCGATCAAGCTGCCGTCAACGCCATGCGCGAACAGCTCAACATGCTCGACATCGCGGGCGTCGTGGTCATCGGCGAAGGCGAGCGTGACGAAGCCCCCATGCTTTATATCGGCGAAGAGGTCGGCACCGGCAAAGGCCCCGGCGTGGACATCGCGCTTGACCCGCTGGAAGGCACCACGCTGACCGCCAAAGACATGCCCAACGCGCTCACCGTGATCGCCATGGGCCCGCGCGGCTCCATGCTGCACGCGCCCGACACCTATATGGACAAACTCGCCATCGGTCCGGGTTTCGAGACCGATGTCGTCACCCTCGACATGACCCCCGGTGAGCGCGTAGAAGCGCTGGCCCGCGCCAAAGGCTGTGCGGCTTCGGACATCACCGTTTGCATCCTCGAACGCCCCCGCCATGCGGATATGATCGCCGAGGTTCGCGCCACCGGTGCTGCCATCCGCCTCATCACCGACGGCGATGTGGCGGGTGTGATGCACTGCGCCGACCCCGAGACCGGCATCGACATGTATATGGGCCAAGGTGGCGCGCCCGAAGGCGTGCTGGCCGCTGCCGCACTGAAATGCATGGGCGGGCAGATGTATGGCCGCCTGCTGTTCCGCAACGACGACGAAAAAGGCCGTGCCACCAAGGCCGGGATCACCGAATTTGACCGCATCTATTCGCGCGACGAGATGGTCACCCAAGACGTGATCTTTGCCGCCACGGGCGTCACCGGCGGCAACATCCTTCCGGGCGTGAAACGCGAGCCGGGCTGGCTGACCACCGAGACGCTGATCATGCGCTCGCGCACCGGGTCGGTCCGCCGGATCAACTACCGCACCCCGGCAGAGTGA
- the recJ gene encoding single-stranded-DNA-specific exonuclease RecJ, with protein MSFLGVETSLSGRRWIGPDVELTRAAELLVQRAGLPDPVCQVLARRGVVDTEAAGFLAPALRDLLPDPRSLRDMEAAATRFLSALQKRERIAIFADYDVDGGSSAALLLVWLRDMGHRATLYIPDRIDEGYGPNDEAMSALAADHDLIVCVDCGTLSHGPIAAAKGADVIVLDHHLGGETLPDALAVVNPNRQDEDGTLAHLCAAAVVFLMLVEAGRQLREAGQKGPDLMGMLDLVGLATVADVAPLIGVNRAFVRQGLKVMARRARPGLAALADVARMDTAPTAYHLGFLLGPRINAGGRIGQADLGARLLATADPHEAAALAERLDQLNTDRREVEAAVRASAMAQAEERGFDGPLAWAAGPGWHPGVVGIVASRLKEAANRPSIVIGVEDGIGKGSGRSISGIDLGAPIQRLAAEGLLIKGGGHKMAAGLTVAEDKIDAAMERLGELLTKQGAHLAGPADLNLCGMMMPGAATVELAEMVDQAGPFGAGAPAPRYAFADMQIRFAKRVGENHLKVSFGDGLGANLEAIAFGAYDGPLGPALENHGGARFHLAGRLDINNFRGRRTVQLRLEDAAQA; from the coding sequence ATGAGCTTTCTCGGTGTCGAAACATCTTTGAGCGGGCGGCGCTGGATCGGCCCTGACGTGGAACTGACCCGCGCGGCGGAACTGCTGGTGCAGCGCGCGGGCCTGCCCGACCCGGTGTGCCAAGTGCTGGCCCGGCGCGGCGTGGTCGACACCGAGGCGGCGGGCTTTCTCGCCCCCGCCCTGCGCGACCTGCTGCCCGACCCACGCAGCTTGCGCGATATGGAGGCAGCGGCAACGCGGTTTCTCTCGGCCCTCCAAAAACGTGAACGCATCGCGATTTTCGCTGACTATGACGTGGATGGCGGCTCTTCCGCTGCGCTGTTGCTCGTCTGGCTGCGCGACATGGGCCACCGCGCGACGCTCTATATCCCTGACCGTATCGACGAAGGCTATGGCCCCAATGACGAGGCCATGTCGGCACTCGCCGCCGACCATGACCTGATCGTTTGCGTCGACTGCGGCACGCTGTCTCATGGCCCCATCGCCGCTGCCAAGGGCGCGGATGTCATCGTGCTCGATCACCACTTGGGCGGAGAGACGCTGCCGGATGCGCTCGCTGTGGTGAACCCCAACAGACAGGACGAGGACGGCACGCTGGCGCATCTCTGCGCCGCTGCGGTGGTGTTTCTGATGCTCGTCGAAGCAGGCCGCCAGCTGCGTGAAGCGGGCCAGAAGGGGCCGGACCTCATGGGGATGCTAGACCTCGTTGGGCTGGCCACCGTGGCCGATGTGGCCCCGCTGATCGGCGTCAACCGCGCCTTTGTGCGTCAGGGTCTGAAAGTCATGGCCCGCCGCGCGCGCCCCGGTCTGGCCGCCCTTGCCGATGTGGCGCGGATGGACACGGCCCCCACGGCCTATCACCTCGGTTTTCTGCTTGGCCCCCGCATTAACGCGGGCGGGCGCATCGGGCAGGCCGACCTTGGCGCGCGGCTTTTGGCCACCGCCGACCCGCATGAGGCCGCGGCCTTGGCCGAGCGACTGGACCAGCTCAACACCGACCGCCGCGAGGTCGAAGCCGCCGTGCGCGCCAGCGCCATGGCACAGGCCGAAGAGCGCGGCTTTGACGGGCCGCTGGCATGGGCCGCTGGCCCCGGCTGGCACCCCGGCGTGGTGGGGATCGTCGCCTCGCGCCTCAAAGAAGCCGCCAACCGCCCCTCCATCGTCATCGGCGTCGAAGACGGCATCGGCAAAGGCTCAGGCCGCTCGATCAGTGGCATCGACCTTGGCGCGCCGATCCAGCGCCTTGCTGCCGAAGGGCTGCTGATCAAGGGCGGCGGCCACAAGATGGCGGCGGGTCTGACGGTGGCCGAAGACAAGATCGACGCGGCAATGGAACGGCTTGGCGAATTGCTCACCAAACAGGGCGCGCATCTGGCTGGCCCCGCTGATCTGAACCTCTGCGGCATGATGATGCCCGGCGCGGCCACGGTAGAACTGGCCGAGATGGTCGACCAGGCCGGCCCCTTCGGCGCGGGCGCCCCTGCCCCGCGCTATGCCTTCGCCGATATGCAAATCCGCTTTGCCAAACGCGTAGGCGAGAACCACCTCAAGGTTAGCTTTGGCGACGGTCTGGGCGCGAACCTCGAAGCGATTGCGTTCGGCGCCTACGACGGCCCCCTCGGCCCCGCGCTTGAAAACCACGGCGGCGCGCGCTTCCACCTTGCCGGGCGTCTCGACATCAATAATTTCCGCGGTCGGCGCACAGTTCAACTGCGTTTGGAGGACGCCGCGCAGGCCTGA
- a CDS encoding DNA cytosine methyltransferase: MKPTSIDLFAGVGGLTLGFQAAGIHTTHAIDIEKSCAEVFPNNFPDVQFIQKSVADFSDTEIEHLAPDGVDVVAGGPPCQGFSLIGLRDPDDDRSKLIFEFRRYVNILRPKYFVMENVPGMLSAEKGKWVQTLISQLEADGYNIADPKILNATEFGVPQERRRVFLLGTRKDIYSHLDVPTPTHWSPRKRKGLINIPEGREKFVSVQEAISDLPDIEKHDYLIEGHKTPYDKHPTSDYARMMRGVGSYRSFFGNPNRNWDPTTCTNCKRIVHGEVLRQRFRETSPGETVPVSRLFKLDWNDVANTLRAGTPSSRGSYSSPRPVHPEELRCISVREGARLQGFPDWFEFHSTKWHGFRQVGNSVSPLVAKAVGQKIVAAIDSNSQILENFPSAKRALIA; the protein is encoded by the coding sequence ATGAAACCGACATCAATAGACCTATTCGCTGGGGTGGGGGGGCTCACGCTCGGCTTCCAAGCAGCGGGCATTCACACAACTCACGCAATTGATATCGAAAAAAGTTGCGCCGAAGTATTTCCCAACAACTTCCCCGATGTTCAGTTTATCCAAAAAAGCGTCGCTGACTTTTCCGACACGGAGATCGAACATTTAGCCCCGGATGGTGTGGATGTCGTCGCCGGTGGCCCGCCTTGCCAAGGCTTTAGCCTAATTGGCCTACGTGATCCTGACGATGACCGAAGTAAGCTAATTTTTGAATTTCGGCGCTATGTAAACATATTACGGCCAAAATACTTCGTGATGGAAAATGTTCCCGGAATGCTTTCAGCCGAAAAAGGTAAGTGGGTGCAAACACTCATTTCCCAGCTGGAGGCTGACGGGTATAATATTGCGGATCCGAAAATACTCAATGCGACTGAATTTGGAGTTCCACAGGAGCGCCGTCGGGTGTTCCTTCTAGGCACGCGAAAAGACATTTACTCTCATCTGGATGTCCCGACGCCCACCCACTGGTCGCCTCGGAAACGGAAAGGGCTAATCAATATTCCAGAAGGTAGGGAGAAATTCGTTTCCGTTCAGGAGGCAATTTCCGACCTGCCGGACATCGAAAAGCATGATTATCTCATTGAGGGCCATAAGACTCCCTACGATAAGCACCCAACCTCAGATTACGCTCGTATGATGCGTGGGGTAGGAAGCTATAGATCATTTTTTGGGAATCCGAACCGGAATTGGGACCCCACCACCTGCACCAACTGCAAACGCATCGTCCATGGCGAAGTATTAAGACAGAGATTTAGAGAAACCTCGCCAGGCGAAACAGTGCCGGTAAGTCGCTTGTTTAAATTGGACTGGAATGATGTGGCAAACACATTGCGAGCTGGAACCCCATCATCCCGAGGATCGTATTCCTCGCCGCGCCCAGTACACCCCGAAGAGCTACGCTGCATCTCAGTGCGCGAGGGTGCAAGGCTTCAGGGTTTCCCCGATTGGTTCGAATTCCACTCTACAAAATGGCATGGATTTCGTCAGGTCGGCAACTCTGTCAGCCCGCTAGTCGCCAAAGCTGTCGGACAGAAGATCGTTGCTGCAATCGATAGTAATTCTCAAATTTTGGAAAACTTTCCATCTGCGAAGCGCGCACTGATCGCTTGA
- a CDS encoding NotI family restriction endonuclease: protein MLKNGPLELFGASTLTPCDATKEPWQSLRAETVSAPHKNIVCPFKQGLAGMYQHTPTGTNCDKIRKAKPNPLIGNCTVRKTKADGSVQNWMVCPSRFLQDAVILEDCKRFLTSGHSYRAVRELSITSEGSLDFGLTALDQSGEVIDFVGIEVQACGTGGSGSIWDARNDYLNGAIKSSYAFSLNEKDASKKILVQLLHKARQVARWRKNTVLIVQDHFLEHLRKSYNVDAHFHQQDPSDFIHIHAYRHITSGMGFKIELAEAISTDMVGLSMALISNPGIKLHNYDKLSQAISARFADGKFSKI, encoded by the coding sequence ATGCTGAAAAACGGCCCTCTAGAGCTTTTTGGAGCCTCTACGCTAACGCCCTGTGATGCGACGAAGGAACCTTGGCAAAGCTTGAGGGCGGAGACGGTATCTGCGCCCCACAAAAATATTGTGTGTCCTTTTAAACAGGGGTTAGCTGGTATGTACCAACATACTCCTACTGGCACAAACTGTGACAAAATACGGAAGGCCAAGCCAAATCCGTTAATAGGAAACTGCACTGTTCGCAAAACGAAGGCCGATGGGAGCGTCCAGAACTGGATGGTTTGTCCCAGCCGTTTCCTTCAAGATGCTGTGATCTTGGAAGACTGCAAGCGGTTTCTGACATCTGGTCACTCCTACCGAGCAGTAAGGGAGTTATCAATCACATCTGAAGGTTCGTTGGATTTCGGGCTTACTGCGCTGGACCAGAGCGGAGAGGTAATAGACTTTGTGGGTATCGAAGTTCAGGCCTGTGGAACGGGCGGAAGTGGGTCGATCTGGGATGCCAGAAATGATTACCTTAACGGTGCAATTAAAAGCAGCTACGCCTTCTCGCTTAATGAGAAAGACGCTTCAAAGAAGATTTTGGTGCAGCTCCTACATAAAGCCCGCCAGGTTGCTCGTTGGCGGAAAAATACGGTATTGATAGTCCAAGACCACTTTCTGGAGCATCTACGGAAATCTTATAATGTGGATGCTCATTTTCACCAGCAGGACCCTTCGGACTTCATTCATATTCACGCCTACAGGCACATTACCTCTGGTATGGGTTTTAAGATCGAGCTTGCCGAGGCTATTTCCACCGACATGGTGGGGCTCTCGATGGCGTTAATTAGTAACCCCGGCATAAAGCTGCATAATTATGACAAGCTATCTCAAGCGATCAGTGCGCGCTTCGCAGATGGAAAGTTTTCCAAAATTTGA
- a CDS encoding terminase small subunit: MESNRNTPDGRQLGRPRKIANSELLLQQFVAYAQHVEESPFYIDKIFRTKNGFVRTKLRKSRPMTISGLCLYLGISTQAWQHWRRNRKDLQIAVEFISEAIFVHKYEGAAAGIFKANIISRELGSQDQF, translated from the coding sequence ATGGAAAGTAATAGAAATACCCCGGATGGGCGGCAGCTCGGGCGACCCCGGAAAATAGCTAATTCCGAGCTGCTCTTACAACAGTTCGTTGCCTATGCGCAGCATGTCGAAGAGAGCCCATTTTATATAGATAAGATATTTAGAACTAAGAACGGTTTTGTACGTACAAAACTACGAAAGTCTCGTCCGATGACGATCTCCGGCCTGTGCTTGTACCTCGGAATTTCAACACAGGCATGGCAACACTGGCGAAGAAATCGAAAAGACCTTCAAATTGCAGTCGAGTTCATCAGTGAAGCCATTTTTGTACATAAATACGAAGGCGCAGCAGCCGGAATCTTTAAAGCTAACATCATCAGTCGAGAGCTCGGTTCACAAGATCAGTTTTGA
- a CDS encoding IS3 family transposase (programmed frameshift), protein MSKRKQHHPEFKAKVALEALKGEETVSELASRFGVHPTMIHQWKRALLEGASGVFERGSRKAPEVDEEQVKGLHAKIGELAVANGFFGQKAQTLDRQVRCKMIEPNIPGLSVGKQCSLLSISRSSFYYEPKGESEMNLDLMRVIDKQFLETPFYGVRQMTWHLRNEQHLVNEKRIRRLMRLMGLMPIYQKPNTSKAAKGHKIYPYLLRGLRVDRPNQVWCADITYLPMRRGFLYLVAIMDWHTRKVLAWRISNTLEAGFCVDALNEAIHKFGPPDIMNTDQGSQFTSFAWTNRLRSANVRISMDGKGRFLPSRDIAARYPAGQGINIFVERLWRSLKYECVYLHAWETGSEARDGVRKWIEFYNHKRPHSALGGKPPAVVYWQRIETTNHDQQVQRVA, encoded by the exons ATGTCGAAACGGAAGCAACATCACCCAGAATTCAAAGCCAAGGTGGCGTTGGAAGCGCTGAAAGGCGAAGAGACTGTCAGCGAGCTGGCCAGTCGGTTTGGAGTTCACCCGACGATGATCCATCAATGGAAACGTGCATTGCTTGAGGGCGCATCTGGTGTGTTCGAGCGAGGTAGCCGGAAGGCACCGGAAGTCGATGAAGAGCAGGTCAAAGGCCTGCATGCCAAGATTGGGGAGTTGGCCGTCGCCAACG GATTTTTTGGCCAGAAAGCTCAAACCCTGGACCGGCAAGTGAGGTGCAAGATGATTGAGCCGAACATTCCGGGTCTGTCCGTCGGCAAGCAATGTTCCCTGCTGTCGATCTCGCGGTCGTCATTTTACTATGAACCCAAGGGTGAGAGCGAGATGAACCTCGATCTGATGCGCGTCATCGATAAGCAGTTCTTGGAAACCCCGTTTTACGGTGTGCGCCAAATGACGTGGCACCTGCGCAATGAACAGCATCTGGTGAACGAAAAGCGCATCCGACGCCTTATGCGGTTGATGGGTCTCATGCCGATCTACCAGAAACCCAACACGAGCAAGGCGGCGAAGGGTCACAAGATTTACCCCTACCTGCTGCGGGGGCTACGCGTGGATCGGCCAAATCAAGTTTGGTGCGCCGACATCACATATCTACCGATGCGGCGCGGCTTCCTTTATCTGGTGGCCATCATGGATTGGCACACGCGCAAGGTTCTGGCGTGGCGCATCTCGAACACGTTGGAGGCTGGCTTCTGCGTTGATGCGCTGAATGAGGCGATCCACAAGTTCGGCCCGCCAGACATAATGAACACGGACCAGGGCAGCCAGTTCACGTCTTTCGCTTGGACGAACAGGTTGCGGAGCGCAAACGTGCGCATCTCAATGGACGGCAAGGGCCGCTTCCTCCCCTCTCGGGACATCGCTGCGCGATACCCTGCCGGGCAAGGGATCAATATCTTTGTCGAACGGCTGTGGCGGTCACTGAAGTATGAATGCGTCTACCTGCATGCCTGGGAAACCGGGTCAGAGGCCCGAGATGGCGTCAGAAAATGGATCGAGTTCTACAACCACAAGCGCCCGCATTCTGCCCTTGGCGGCAAACCACCTGCTGTGGTCTATTGGCAGAGAATTGAAACAACCAACCACGATCAGCAAGTGCAAAGAGTAGCTTAA
- a CDS encoding DUF305 domain-containing protein — MMTSQRQATANLVHNGEYSDLRFVNMMSAHHAMAVSMAEVAVEKGEHNELVQFAKTMIEDQKKEIETLDGIIEDLDGPDEVATETHPHERSMLGMDSPEELAKKAPFDKAFIDSQLPHHASAIEMAAVALKQSSNSDIKKLSRSIIDAQAQEIGKMIDLRQSWYGEKG; from the coding sequence ATGATGACTTCACAGCGCCAAGCGACCGCAAATTTGGTTCACAATGGAGAATATTCCGATCTACGGTTCGTCAATATGATGTCCGCCCATCATGCGATGGCGGTATCAATGGCCGAGGTTGCGGTGGAAAAAGGCGAGCACAACGAACTCGTCCAGTTCGCAAAGACCATGATCGAAGATCAGAAGAAAGAAATCGAAACGCTTGATGGCATAATCGAAGACCTTGATGGCCCTGATGAAGTCGCGACGGAAACCCATCCCCATGAGCGCAGCATGCTCGGGATGGACAGCCCAGAAGAACTCGCAAAAAAGGCACCCTTCGACAAAGCATTCATCGATTCACAACTGCCGCACCATGCCTCTGCAATTGAAATGGCGGCGGTCGCTCTGAAACAGAGTTCCAACAGCGACATCAAGAAGCTTTCGAGGAGCATTATCGATGCTCAGGCCCAAGAGATCGGCAAAATGATCGACTTGCGCCAAAGCTGGTACGGTGAAAAGGGCTGA
- a CDS encoding NADH-quinone oxidoreductase subunit A, producing MTTLIAIILIFAFSMLFTAALRAGAAGPSTYPQKRPILGGSDPETHAWQRFHIRYYTMTLLFVAFEMEMMFMYPWAVVFVEEGPKALAEMGMFLVILSVGIVYGWREGIFRWE from the coding sequence ATGACGACATTGATCGCCATCATTTTGATCTTTGCATTCTCAATGCTGTTCACCGCAGCATTGCGCGCAGGTGCTGCAGGTCCAAGCACCTATCCTCAGAAGCGCCCTATACTCGGGGGCAGTGATCCTGAGACCCATGCATGGCAACGTTTCCACATCCGGTACTACACTATGACGCTGCTGTTCGTCGCGTTCGAGATGGAAATGATGTTCATGTATCCTTGGGCCGTAGTTTTCGTAGAGGAAGGCCCCAAGGCGCTGGCAGAGATGGGTATGTTCTTGGTCATTCTATCGGTCGGGATCGTCTATGGCTGGCGGGAGGGTATTTTTCGGTGGGAATGA